agcatttattaCATGTAGACTTTCTGAATATGGATATTCTgacagtgtgaggtgatacttccttgtggttttgctttatatttttcacaTGCTTCTTTGCCATCTctaggtcttctttggaaaaatgtctttaggGCTTCTAACCttctttttgattgggttgttcatCTTTTCAGTGCTTTAATTAGAATACAGATGACACATCCTAACCTTTTATAGagtgtttataaatattctaaatgAAGAGAATATCAATCACTCTGTTTGaatataggatttttttaaattttattttcccactgtacagcaagggggtcaggttatccttacatgtatacattacaattacagtttttcccccaccatttcttctgttgcaacatgagtatctagacatagttctcaatgctattcagcgggatctccttgtaaatctattctaggttgtgtctgataagcccaagctcccgatccctcccactccctccccctcccatcaggcatggatttggagaagagacttgtggttgaaTATAGGATTTTTAACTGCTtcttaatgtttaaaattattagtatttttatgtTAAAGCATGAAGGGTATTATtgcactctctttctttcttaaagaagTAGATGTTTTTACTATGATCAtagatttattatttctaattttcttgctCCTCTGTTAATCTTCAGTCGAGTGTTTCAAAAGTAAATGTGTACACGAAGAGGTGAATAACAAACAAATGAGGAAAGATTTCCAAGAAGATAGGATTCGAAATACAGAGAAATATTCTGCAGTCAATGACTCCAAGTGTCAATACTTTTTTGTGATTTGCTTGAGTTCAAAATATGGCAATCGTGCTGCATGCCCActtgcttgcttcctttcttccaaCCCTCTTTTCTTGTTCCAAAGGTGTCCACACAAATGGAACCACAAAATCTAACAAGTGTCTCAGACTTcttcctcctgggcctctcagaGGATCCAGACCTGCAGCCCTTCCTCCTTGGGctgttcctgtccatgtacctggtcaccatgctggggaacctgctcatcatcctggctgtcacctctgactcccacctccacaccccaatgtacttcttcctctccatcctgtcATTGGCTGACATGGGCTTCATCTCCACCACTGTCCCCAGGATGATTGTGAACATCCAGACTCACAGCAGAGTCATCTCCTATGTGGGCTGCCTGACGCAGAtgtcttttttcatcctttttggaCATATGGATGGTACTCTtctgactgtgatggcctatgacaggtttgtggccatctgtcacccactgCACTACCCAGGCATCATGAGCCCACGCCTCTGTTGCTTCTTAGTTTGGGTGTCTGTTTTTGTTAGTCTTTTGGACTCTCAGCTGCACAATTTGCTTGTCCTACAAGTTGCCTGCTTTAAGGATGTGGAAATTTCAAACTTCTTCTGTCACCCTTCTCAACTCCTCAAACTTGCCTGTTTTGACACTTTCACCAACACCATTATTGTGTATTGTGTTGGCACCATCTCTGGTTTTCTCCCTATCTCAGggatcttttt
The Sus scrofa isolate TJ Tabasco breed Duroc unplaced genomic scaffold, Sscrofa11.1 Contig2674, whole genome shotgun sequence genome window above contains:
- the LOC100522302 gene encoding olfactory receptor 7E24-like; protein product: VSTQMEPQNLTSVSDFFLLGLSEDPDLQPFLLGLFLSMYLVTMLGNLLIILAVTSDSHLHTPMYFFLSILSLADMGFISTTVPRMIVNIQTHSRVISYVGCLTQMSFFILFGHMDGTLLTVMAYDRFVAICHPLHYPGIMSPRLCCFLVWVSVFVSLLDSQLHNLLVLQVACFKDVEISNFFCHPSQLLKLACFDTFTNTIIVYCVGTISGFLPISGIFFSYYKIVSSVLRVSSSAGKYKAFSTCGSHLSVVCLFYGTAIDGYLGSALSPSPKKDVETSVMYTVVTPMLNPFIYSLRNRDIKRALWRILRRTT